A portion of the Nitrospirota bacterium genome contains these proteins:
- a CDS encoding TonB-dependent receptor produces MTACVVRRGLILAVLFMSSWIWWDGPSWAQEQTPVPQPQAEKARRKEKLEKQLKQILEELDELQHEEQPAEGGRAPEGPSIIKGRVEPEEPGAAPEMELTDVSIVSDRIQKHPEGISLSTAPRSEYDSQPTRHMRESLESLPGVIVRQANGPRDFSISIRGSGVKTTFAIRDLKMYEDGIIQTQSDGLSRMDLHDPWFMKSVEVTRGASSSLYDNYALGGMVHFKTRRGRDINGAESFFGVGSYGFQKYAFAAGQETKNTDIAMFASQVAEDGYIQHSGYTTQSLNFNFRFKIDDKQSLYFKAITNWLDTQVPTRLTLAQFASNPRQAGGTTCTSTSCNNALLLGQRRLDRRTIIGGFYERQLNANTVLTVEADYDVKDIHQTFSQINDAVNPNWKHYADLRHDGRLAGMPLKSYVGFFVNNMEQDSNSFANSNDGTGTRGVLRQNSRGTIRNIGGRFREELEFAPKWTLAAGLGYEQSIVSVQVISYSSAGALSSRANADRTFDNWAPEMSLTWKPAEGYRHWVRASTGYGIPGFSNLTTDPFTGLAGTNFNLKPQKNLNLEIGTDSKLAKDLSVQLVGYWIFFKDEIISQVVSSTGGTASINADGSEYRGIELSYDWRPLAGWRFSGAYTHVTGTYTNFKDRFLVNGVPTDFVRDGKLVPNVVRNVLNFKEEYDHPSGWGGWFETSYWDSYFLNNANTVGAPAYWLMNANIHKNFEFMNNSYVRFAKFYFELDNIADKTYVASGNVVADSTPDASKTLFFAGYGRAIYAGLTLGFF; encoded by the coding sequence ATGACCGCGTGCGTCGTTCGTCGCGGCCTGATTCTGGCCGTATTGTTCATGAGTTCGTGGATTTGGTGGGACGGGCCGAGCTGGGCTCAGGAGCAGACTCCTGTTCCCCAGCCCCAGGCGGAGAAGGCCCGACGGAAGGAGAAACTGGAAAAGCAACTGAAGCAGATCCTGGAGGAGCTGGACGAGCTTCAGCATGAGGAGCAGCCGGCCGAGGGCGGGCGGGCTCCCGAAGGCCCCAGCATCATCAAGGGCCGGGTCGAGCCGGAAGAGCCGGGCGCCGCGCCGGAAATGGAACTGACGGATGTGAGCATCGTCAGCGATCGCATTCAGAAGCATCCGGAGGGTATCTCGCTCTCGACAGCCCCCCGATCCGAATATGATTCCCAGCCCACGCGACACATGCGCGAGTCCTTGGAGTCGCTGCCCGGCGTGATCGTCCGACAAGCGAACGGGCCTCGAGATTTTAGCATCTCGATTCGCGGCTCAGGGGTCAAGACCACGTTCGCGATCAGAGACCTCAAAATGTACGAAGACGGGATCATCCAAACGCAGTCCGATGGGTTGAGTCGAATGGACCTGCACGATCCGTGGTTTATGAAGAGCGTGGAGGTCACCCGAGGCGCGTCCTCTTCGCTGTACGACAACTATGCGCTGGGGGGGATGGTGCATTTTAAGACTCGGCGTGGCCGCGACATCAACGGCGCGGAGTCGTTCTTCGGCGTCGGCTCGTACGGCTTTCAGAAGTATGCCTTTGCCGCCGGTCAGGAGACCAAGAACACCGATATCGCCATGTTCGCCAGCCAGGTGGCTGAGGACGGGTACATCCAGCACAGCGGCTACACCACCCAAAGCCTCAATTTCAATTTCCGCTTCAAAATCGACGACAAGCAAAGCCTCTACTTCAAGGCCATCACGAATTGGCTCGACACGCAGGTGCCGACCCGGTTGACGCTCGCGCAGTTTGCGAGCAATCCACGGCAGGCCGGCGGGACCACGTGCACCTCCACGTCTTGCAACAATGCCTTGCTCTTGGGACAGCGGCGGCTGGACCGGAGGACGATCATCGGCGGCTTCTACGAGCGACAGCTCAATGCCAACACCGTGCTGACGGTGGAAGCCGATTACGATGTCAAGGATATCCATCAGACGTTCTCGCAAATCAACGACGCCGTGAATCCCAACTGGAAGCATTACGCCGACCTGCGGCACGACGGGCGCCTGGCGGGCATGCCGCTCAAAAGCTATGTCGGGTTTTTCGTCAACAACATGGAACAGGACTCGAACTCTTTTGCCAATTCCAACGACGGCACCGGTACGCGGGGAGTCCTGCGGCAAAACAGCCGCGGCACGATTCGGAATATCGGCGGGCGTTTTCGCGAGGAATTGGAGTTCGCGCCGAAATGGACCTTGGCGGCCGGGTTGGGGTACGAGCAATCAATCGTGAGCGTGCAGGTCATCAGCTACTCGTCGGCGGGAGCCCTCAGTAGTCGGGCGAATGCGGACCGCACCTTTGACAATTGGGCGCCGGAAATGTCCCTGACCTGGAAGCCGGCCGAGGGCTACAGGCACTGGGTTCGAGCGTCCACAGGCTACGGGATACCGGGATTTAGCAATCTGACTACCGATCCCTTCACCGGCCTGGCCGGCACGAACTTCAATCTCAAACCGCAGAAAAACCTGAACCTGGAAATCGGCACCGACTCGAAACTCGCCAAGGATCTCTCAGTCCAACTCGTCGGATATTGGATCTTCTTCAAGGACGAAATCATCTCCCAAGTCGTGTCGTCGACGGGCGGGACGGCGTCCATCAACGCCGATGGGTCGGAATACCGAGGTATCGAACTCAGCTACGACTGGCGCCCCTTGGCCGGGTGGCGATTCTCGGGTGCCTATACGCACGTGACCGGCACGTACACGAATTTCAAGGACAGGTTTCTGGTGAACGGCGTGCCGACGGACTTCGTGCGAGACGGGAAACTGGTCCCCAACGTGGTGCGAAACGTGCTCAACTTCAAGGAAGAGTACGATCACCCGTCTGGATGGGGGGGCTGGTTCGAGACAAGCTACTGGGACAGTTATTTCCTCAACAACGCCAATACAGTCGGCGCGCCGGCCTACTGGTTGATGAATGCCAATATTCACAAGAACTTTGAGTTCATGAACAATTCCTATGTTCGGTTCGCCAAGTTCTACTTCGAGCTGGACAACATTGCCGACAAAACCTACGTGGCCTCCGGCAACGTGGTTGCGGATAGCACGCCCGATGCCAGCAAGACGCTGTTCTTCGCCGGCTATGGGCGGGCCATCTACGCAGGCCTGACGCTGGGGTTCTTCTAA
- a CDS encoding Plug domain-containing protein — translation MSILNRAMMVSTGCALVCISGCLLAGQGWAQEASARDRAAARTERIKALQAQAARIQKELEAMRRVEVKEKPAAARQGPPTAKPLDGVTRSAAAREEFTEQPTRHMRESLESLPGTTVRQGDGPRDFNISIRGSGANAGSR, via the coding sequence GTGAGCATACTGAATCGGGCCATGATGGTCTCAACAGGCTGTGCACTCGTCTGTATCAGCGGCTGCCTGCTCGCTGGCCAGGGATGGGCGCAGGAAGCTTCTGCCCGGGATCGCGCAGCGGCTCGCACCGAGCGGATCAAAGCACTCCAGGCGCAGGCGGCCCGCATCCAGAAAGAGTTGGAGGCGATGAGGCGGGTGGAAGTCAAAGAGAAGCCGGCGGCTGCCAGGCAAGGGCCGCCGACCGCGAAGCCGCTCGATGGCGTCACGCGATCGGCGGCTGCACGGGAGGAGTTCACCGAGCAGCCGACCAGGCACATGCGGGAGTCGCTGGAGTCCCTGCCGGGCACGACGGTTCGGCAAGGCGATGGACCTCGCGACTTCAACATCTCGATCCGCGGGTCCGGCGCCAATGCCGGTTCGAGGTAG
- a CDS encoding cation transporter: protein MRERINYELISVAAGLALLGQCGVGLTAEPRPVMAEGKTIVLMMGGRFCEFYAKELTEALKAVKGVKAADLKSVKGHARVTHDGSVKPEALVAAVKGVKGTKMGMEWHCTAEVMK, encoded by the coding sequence ATGCGCGAGAGGATCAATTACGAGTTGATTTCAGTTGCGGCTGGATTGGCGTTGCTGGGGCAGTGCGGAGTAGGGCTGACTGCGGAGCCGAGGCCCGTCATGGCCGAGGGGAAGACGATCGTGCTTATGATGGGCGGCAGGTTCTGCGAATTCTATGCGAAAGAGCTGACCGAGGCGCTGAAGGCTGTGAAAGGTGTAAAGGCGGCGGACCTAAAGAGCGTGAAAGGTCATGCGAGGGTGACTCACGACGGCAGCGTGAAACCGGAGGCGCTGGTCGCGGCGGTGAAGGGGGTCAAGGGAACCAAAATGGGGATGGAATGGCACTGTACGGCGGAGGTGATGAAGTGA
- a CDS encoding cytochrome P460 family protein, giving the protein MVVILILLATGLTVGVSLVSFSLDLKDSPTMAKRAVLPRDGELALPAGYTTWPKFLSEVQRPDAKQVREIYINPVGARTEAGRPFPDGTIMVMELYRAKAEGEALAKGPDGKLAKGDLVKVFVMGKGEGWGQDVPANLRNGTWLYAAYGPDAKPLREDFTKCRACHAPLVQKDFVHRYDQYFEARTKRMHER; this is encoded by the coding sequence ATGGTGGTCATCCTGATCTTGCTGGCGACGGGACTCACCGTCGGAGTGAGCCTGGTGTCGTTCTCCCTGGATCTCAAAGATTCGCCCACCATGGCGAAACGGGCGGTGCTACCCAGGGATGGCGAGCTGGCGCTCCCGGCCGGCTATACAACTTGGCCGAAATTCCTCTCCGAAGTCCAGCGGCCGGACGCGAAGCAGGTGCGCGAGATCTACATCAATCCGGTTGGCGCGAGAACCGAAGCGGGCCGGCCATTTCCGGACGGCACGATCATGGTCATGGAACTGTACAGGGCCAAGGCGGAAGGGGAGGCGCTGGCGAAGGGGCCTGACGGGAAGCTGGCGAAGGGCGACTTGGTCAAGGTCTTCGTCATGGGCAAAGGCGAAGGCTGGGGGCAGGACGTGCCGGCGAACCTCAGGAACGGGACCTGGCTCTATGCGGCCTACGGACCGGACGCCAAGCCCCTGCGGGAGGATTTCACCAAGTGCCGGGCCTGCCATGCGCCACTGGTCCAGAAGGACTTCGTGCACCGGTACGACCAGTATTTTGAAGCCCGCACAAAGCGAATGCACGAACGGTAG
- a CDS encoding helix-turn-helix domain-containing protein has protein sequence MDKPLLRVGEAAELLNVSRWTIYRWVEEGRLDATRIGSNSLRVFRESVTTLIEENRTDGVPCKS, from the coding sequence ATGGACAAACCGTTGCTGCGAGTCGGGGAAGCGGCGGAACTGCTGAACGTGAGTCGCTGGACCATCTATCGCTGGGTCGAGGAGGGACGGCTGGATGCGACCAGGATCGGGAGCAACAGCCTGCGCGTCTTCCGCGAGTCCGTCACCACGTTGATCGAGGAGAACCGAACGGACGGGGTCCCGTGCAAGTCTTGA
- a CDS encoding Slp family lipoprotein — translation MSPRLAVTGAWTAAAAALLLACAGNHVVPASLRPQVDRHLTFVQLKQAPDSYRGRLVVLGGEVLSAKRLKNGTRIEILQLPLGDSQEPGWDRTASEGRFLAVQPDFLDPATIPPGTRVTVTGEVTGATALPLDEMEYTYPTLEIKHLKVWPQVEGPQYGLPPYAHPYWRPYWGRYPYWW, via the coding sequence ATGTCGCCCCGTCTCGCGGTGACCGGCGCCTGGACGGCCGCTGCGGCCGCTCTCCTGCTCGCCTGCGCCGGCAACCATGTGGTCCCCGCCTCCCTCCGGCCCCAGGTGGACCGGCACCTGACCTTCGTGCAACTCAAACAGGCCCCGGACTCCTACCGGGGCCGGCTCGTGGTCCTGGGCGGCGAGGTCCTGTCGGCCAAGCGGCTGAAGAACGGGACCCGCATCGAGATCCTGCAGCTCCCCTTGGGAGACTCGCAGGAACCGGGATGGGACCGGACCGCCTCGGAAGGGCGCTTCCTGGCCGTTCAGCCCGACTTCCTCGATCCCGCCACGATCCCGCCCGGCACGCGCGTGACCGTCACCGGCGAGGTGACCGGCGCCACCGCCCTGCCGCTGGACGAAATGGAATACACGTATCCCACCCTGGAGATCAAGCACCTGAAGGTCTGGCCGCAGGTCGAAGGCCCACAGTACGGCCTCCCCCCCTACGCGCACCCCTACTGGCGCCCCTACTGGGGCCGTTACCCCTACTGGTGGTAA
- a CDS encoding thioredoxin domain-containing protein: MRRERWIGAAAAIAVCLLGVAAAGAAGLKGKFEEIKEPSAHVPGKVKLTEFADFYCPHCHRFEQEALPILKKEFGNRLEVTMVGFPVIPGKLPTAFEMYEQAKTMGKGDEMKRVLFRTIHRDKIHLLDRMVREALIKEVGLDVAAFEAGLATGKPLRALDAGKDWGVRINVQQTPTILLDGHIKVEQIDPDNLKTVIQSILASDAKR; the protein is encoded by the coding sequence ATGAGACGGGAACGATGGATCGGCGCCGCGGCAGCGATCGCGGTCTGCCTGCTGGGCGTGGCTGCGGCGGGCGCCGCCGGGCTGAAGGGCAAGTTCGAGGAGATCAAAGAGCCGTCCGCGCACGTGCCCGGCAAGGTGAAGCTGACCGAGTTCGCCGATTTCTACTGCCCGCACTGCCACCGGTTCGAGCAGGAGGCGCTTCCGATCCTGAAGAAGGAGTTCGGCAACAGGCTGGAGGTAACGATGGTGGGATTCCCCGTGATTCCGGGGAAGCTCCCGACCGCCTTCGAGATGTACGAGCAGGCCAAGACGATGGGCAAGGGGGACGAGATGAAGCGCGTTCTCTTCCGCACGATCCACCGGGACAAGATCCATCTGCTGGACCGGATGGTGCGGGAGGCCCTCATCAAGGAGGTGGGCCTGGACGTGGCGGCCTTCGAGGCGGGGCTGGCCACCGGCAAGCCGCTGCGGGCGCTGGACGCCGGCAAGGACTGGGGCGTGCGCATCAACGTGCAGCAGACCCCCACGATCCTCCTGGACGGCCACATCAAAGTCGAGCAGATCGACCCGGACAACCTGAAGACCGTCATCCAGAGCATCCTGGCCTCGGATGCCAAGCGCTGA
- a CDS encoding Do family serine endopeptidase, producing MSRASLRQAARLTALSLLVWSGNVAAGAAGQSDRSASSAHDLQAQVKGTAAKVLPAVVNISSTVVVRDQAFSDEGLPFGLLPEGPPRRQYGQGSGVVVTPDGYIITNHHVVGDAPDVEVLLADRRQFKGRVVATDPKTDVAVVKIEATGLPTVPWGDSSRLAVGDFVLAIGNPLGLNQTVTFGIVSAVGRADVGVADLEDFIQMDAPINPGNSGGALVNIKGELVGINTAIASPTGGSVGVGFAIPSNMARAAMQSLIKTGRVSRGFLGASTQDVTPPLGKLFHLPDVKGAIITDLIPGGSAEKAGLKRGDVVVRFDGKDVLDSGRLRNWIAGAPIGSKHKLEIVRDGKPVPMELVIQEAPRERVKRAPAARAAQLEHPLGGLLVEQVTPAVGRQLGLGSITGVVVSAVEEGSLVEAAGLSPGDLILEVNRQPVTDLVSYQRLVDPIRPKDLTLLLINRQGTILYVPIEGE from the coding sequence GTGAGCCGAGCCTCCCTTCGCCAAGCCGCCCGCCTGACCGCGCTTTCCTTGCTCGTCTGGTCGGGGAACGTCGCCGCCGGAGCCGCCGGTCAGAGCGACCGATCCGCCTCCTCCGCCCACGACCTGCAGGCTCAGGTCAAGGGCACCGCGGCCAAGGTCCTCCCCGCCGTCGTGAACATCTCTTCCACGGTCGTCGTGCGCGACCAGGCCTTCAGCGACGAGGGCCTGCCGTTCGGCCTCCTGCCGGAGGGGCCGCCCCGCCGCCAGTACGGGCAGGGGTCCGGGGTGGTCGTCACGCCGGACGGCTACATCATCACGAACCATCACGTCGTGGGGGACGCCCCGGACGTGGAGGTGCTGCTCGCGGACCGGCGCCAGTTCAAGGGGCGCGTCGTGGCCACCGACCCCAAGACGGACGTGGCGGTGGTGAAGATCGAGGCCACCGGCCTGCCGACCGTGCCCTGGGGGGACTCCAGCCGTCTCGCGGTCGGGGACTTCGTGCTGGCGATCGGAAACCCGCTGGGGCTGAACCAGACCGTCACGTTCGGGATCGTCAGCGCGGTGGGGCGCGCGGACGTGGGCGTGGCCGACCTGGAGGACTTCATCCAGATGGACGCGCCGATCAACCCCGGCAATTCCGGCGGGGCCCTGGTCAACATCAAGGGCGAGCTGGTCGGCATCAACACGGCGATCGCCAGCCCCACCGGCGGAAGCGTCGGCGTGGGCTTCGCCATCCCGAGCAACATGGCCCGCGCAGCCATGCAGAGCCTGATCAAGACGGGCCGGGTCTCGCGCGGCTTTCTCGGGGCCTCCACGCAGGACGTGACGCCGCCCCTGGGCAAGCTGTTCCACCTGCCGGACGTGAAGGGCGCGATCATCACCGACCTGATCCCCGGAGGCTCGGCGGAGAAGGCGGGGCTGAAGCGCGGCGACGTGGTCGTGCGGTTCGACGGCAAGGACGTGCTGGACTCCGGCCGCCTGCGCAATTGGATCGCGGGCGCGCCGATCGGGAGCAAGCACAAGCTGGAAATCGTGCGGGACGGAAAACCGGTGCCGATGGAGCTGGTGATCCAGGAGGCCCCCCGCGAGCGGGTCAAGCGCGCCCCGGCCGCCCGCGCGGCGCAGCTCGAGCACCCGCTCGGCGGGCTCCTCGTGGAGCAGGTCACGCCGGCCGTGGGCCGGCAGCTCGGGCTCGGCTCGATCACCGGCGTCGTGGTCTCGGCGGTCGAGGAGGGGAGCCTGGTCGAGGCGGCCGGCTTGAGCCCCGGCGACCTGATCCTGGAAGTCAACAGACAGCCGGTGACGGACCTCGTGTCCTACCAGCGGCTCGTGGACCCGATCAGACCCAAGGACCTCACGCTCCTCCTCATCAACCGCCAGGGGACGATTCTGTACGTCCCCATCGAAGGGGAATAG
- a CDS encoding DUF6036 family nucleotidyltransferase: MPPITADRLVVLLREYVRQTGSRVDLLLVGGLALQAYGFPDRATQDRDGEIMGDPEPLAQYLRKPQVPADLGENMSGWSVVAMPPGYRDRTSAFLDEPGLHVRLLAPTDFVIAKLRRGTELDLEDALHVARRFGVQASAVQAAADAAIGVSPKDTALFAFRRIVQLFCGRLTAA; the protein is encoded by the coding sequence TTGCCGCCGATCACCGCTGACCGATTGGTTGTGCTGCTCCGCGAGTACGTGCGGCAAACCGGCTCCCGCGTGGACTTGCTGCTCGTCGGAGGGCTTGCGCTCCAGGCCTATGGATTTCCCGACCGCGCCACCCAGGACCGCGACGGCGAGATCATGGGAGATCCGGAGCCTCTGGCGCAGTACCTCCGCAAGCCCCAAGTTCCGGCCGATCTTGGGGAGAACATGTCGGGATGGTCGGTTGTGGCGATGCCGCCCGGCTATCGGGACCGTACGTCGGCGTTTCTCGACGAGCCCGGCCTGCACGTCCGGCTGTTGGCCCCGACGGATTTCGTGATCGCCAAGCTGCGTCGTGGTACCGAGCTCGATTTGGAAGATGCGCTCCATGTCGCTCGGCGATTTGGCGTCCAGGCGAGCGCTGTTCAGGCCGCGGCCGACGCGGCGATCGGCGTTTCGCCGAAGGACACGGCCCTTTTTGCCTTCCGCAGGATCGTTCAGCTCTTCTGCGGGCGCTTGACTGCCGCGTAA
- the nikR gene encoding nickel-responsive transcriptional regulator NikR encodes MKKLVRFGVSLDHRLLDDFDRLIAGKQYTSRSEALRDLIRDNLVGHQWEEDRETVGTVTIVYDHHVHDLTDKLTDLQHRFHKLILSAMHVHLDHDHCLEVLVVRGRGREIRKVADLLIGTKGVKHGKLTMTTTGKGLS; translated from the coding sequence ATGAAGAAGCTCGTGCGGTTCGGAGTGTCGCTCGACCACCGCCTGCTGGACGATTTCGACCGGTTGATCGCCGGCAAACAGTACACGAGCCGGTCGGAGGCTCTGCGGGACCTGATCCGGGACAACCTGGTCGGGCACCAGTGGGAGGAGGACCGGGAGACGGTCGGGACCGTCACGATCGTCTACGACCACCACGTCCACGACCTGACCGACAAGCTCACCGACCTCCAGCACCGGTTCCACAAGCTCATCCTCTCCGCCATGCACGTGCACTTGGACCACGACCACTGTCTGGAGGTGCTGGTGGTCCGGGGCCGTGGCCGTGAGATCAGGAAGGTCGCCGACCTCCTGATCGGAACCAAGGGGGTCAAGCACGGGAAACTGACGATGACGACCACCGGCAAAGGGCTGAGCTAA
- a CDS encoding TonB-dependent receptor — MPEVPVTAEKPVAASSQQFIPDKEILLQPQGRPAQILRLIPGFITVEHSGGAGKADQYFLRGFDADHGTDIAFFADGMPINLRSHAHGQGYADLNFIIPETIEGIDVYKGAYHVQFGDFDTAGAVNFITRDVVKEGVVQLAGGMYDTQRHLLMFSPTKDKVRTLLAGEGYFTNGPFDNPNRYFRFNGLAKATMNPTSRSELSLTGSFHKAQWNGSGEIPLRAVHDGSLDRFGSIDPSEGGKTTRATGRLNYHYDTASGGKAFANLYAQYYRMDLYTNFTFFLDDPVNGDGIQQSDRRIMYGGDVGWRQAGELLGMASSATAGVQTRVDRIHARLGTQVRRAPLGTTTDSEILEASYSPYLKLEFQPAPWMRLTGGTRTDFFTFDVRNQCPACSQQPAGRKDSAIVTPKANVILGPWFNTEFFLNYGQGYHSNDARGVVTGAVPLARAKSYEAGLRHKPWEEFEFITTLWALDLQSELVFVGDAGTTQARGPTRRYGLEVGGRGKVVGPLYFNGSFTWTHAEFRETGQAIPLAPEHTAYAAVLLRWPEGLSSQLQMTYLDSRPLTEDRSVKAPSWTILDLIERYQLPIKLSMGRLEAFLSIQNLLDTKWEQATFYFESRLRNEPAGVNDIHFVPGLPRFFMGGMAWYF, encoded by the coding sequence GTGCCGGAGGTGCCGGTGACCGCCGAGAAGCCGGTGGCTGCCTCGTCCCAGCAGTTCATCCCCGACAAGGAAATCCTGCTCCAACCTCAGGGGCGGCCCGCTCAAATCCTTCGGCTCATCCCCGGATTCATCACCGTCGAACACTCGGGCGGGGCGGGCAAGGCCGACCAGTATTTCCTCCGCGGGTTCGACGCGGATCACGGCACCGACATCGCCTTCTTTGCGGACGGGATGCCGATCAATCTGCGGAGCCACGCCCACGGGCAGGGTTACGCCGACCTCAATTTCATCATTCCTGAGACCATCGAGGGCATCGACGTCTACAAGGGAGCCTATCACGTCCAATTCGGTGACTTTGACACCGCCGGCGCCGTGAACTTCATCACGCGCGATGTCGTCAAAGAAGGCGTCGTCCAATTGGCCGGGGGGATGTACGACACGCAGCGGCACTTGCTCATGTTCTCGCCGACCAAGGACAAGGTGCGCACGCTGTTGGCCGGCGAGGGCTATTTCACCAATGGGCCCTTCGACAACCCCAACCGCTATTTCCGTTTCAACGGCCTGGCGAAGGCGACGATGAACCCGACGAGCCGGTCGGAACTGAGCCTCACCGGAAGCTTTCACAAAGCCCAGTGGAACGGGTCCGGCGAGATTCCTCTACGGGCCGTCCATGACGGGTCTCTGGACCGGTTCGGCTCCATTGACCCTTCCGAAGGGGGCAAGACGACCAGGGCCACGGGCCGGCTCAATTACCACTATGACACGGCCTCGGGGGGAAAGGCGTTCGCGAACCTGTACGCCCAGTATTACCGGATGGACCTGTACACCAATTTCACCTTCTTCCTCGACGACCCGGTCAATGGAGACGGCATCCAGCAGTCAGACCGGCGCATCATGTACGGCGGGGACGTGGGATGGCGCCAGGCCGGCGAGTTGCTCGGAATGGCCAGTTCGGCCACGGCGGGGGTCCAGACGCGCGTGGACCGTATTCACGCGCGGCTTGGAACGCAGGTCAGGCGGGCGCCGCTGGGCACGACGACGGACAGTGAGATTCTCGAAGCCTCCTACTCCCCCTACCTCAAGCTGGAGTTTCAACCGGCCCCGTGGATGCGGCTCACCGGGGGAACGAGGACGGACTTCTTCACCTTCGACGTGCGCAACCAGTGTCCGGCCTGCTCCCAGCAGCCGGCCGGCAGGAAGGACTCGGCCATCGTCACGCCCAAGGCCAACGTGATTCTGGGGCCCTGGTTCAACACGGAATTCTTCTTGAACTACGGCCAGGGGTATCACAGCAACGACGCGCGCGGAGTGGTCACGGGAGCGGTCCCGCTCGCGCGGGCCAAGAGCTATGAAGCCGGGCTTCGCCACAAACCGTGGGAGGAATTCGAATTCATCACGACCCTGTGGGCGCTGGATCTGCAATCCGAGCTCGTGTTCGTGGGTGACGCGGGCACGACCCAAGCGCGCGGCCCGACACGGCGGTATGGCTTGGAGGTCGGGGGAAGGGGAAAGGTGGTCGGACCCCTGTATTTCAATGGAAGCTTCACCTGGACCCATGCGGAGTTTCGCGAAACCGGCCAGGCCATCCCCCTGGCGCCCGAGCACACCGCCTATGCCGCGGTCCTTCTTCGGTGGCCCGAAGGACTGTCCTCTCAGTTGCAGATGACGTACCTGGATTCTCGTCCCTTGACGGAGGATCGGAGCGTGAAGGCCCCGTCCTGGACCATTTTGGATCTCATCGAACGCTACCAGCTTCCGATCAAGCTCTCGATGGGACGCCTGGAAGCGTTCCTCAGCATCCAGAACCTCTTGGATACGAAGTGGGAACAGGCGACGTTTTACTTCGAATCGCGGCTCAGGAACGAGCCGGCTGGCGTCAACGACATTCACTTCGTGCCGGGCTTGCCGCGATTCTTCATGGGCGGGATGGCCTGGTACTTTTGA